The Streptomyces sp. DG1A-41 genomic sequence GTATCGGTGCCGAGGTCATCGCCGGTGACATCCTCGTCGGCAAGGTCACGCCCAAGGGCGAGACCGAGCTGACGCCCGAGGAGCGCCTGCTGCGCGCGATCTTCGGTGAGAAGGCCCGTGAGGTCCGTGACACCTCGCTGAAGGTGCCGCACGGCGAGACCGGCAAGGTCATCGGTGTGCGCGTCTTCGACCGCGAGGAGGGCGACGAGCTTCCCCCGGTGTGAACCAGCTGGTGCGCGTCTACGTCGCGCAGAAGCGCAAGATCACCGACGGTGACAAGCTCGCCGGCCGCCACGGCAACAAGGGCGTCATCTCGAAGATCCTGCCGATCGAGGACATGCCGTTCCTGGAGGACGGCACCCCGGTCGACATCATCCTCAACCCGCTCGGTGTCCCCTCCCGAATGAACCCGGGGCAGGTCCTGGAGATCCACCTCGGCTGGCTCGCCAGCCAGGGCTGGGATGTCTCCGGTCTCGCCGACGAGTGGGCGCAGCGCCTCCAGGCCATCGACGCCGACCAGGTCCCGCCGCGGACCAACGTCGCGACGCCGGTCTTCGACGGTGCCCGCGAGGACGAGCTGGCCGGCCTGCTGGAGCACACCATCCCGAACCGCGACGGCGACCGCCTGGTCCTCCCGTCCGGTAAGGCCCGGCTGTTCGACGGCCGCTCCGGCGAGCCGTTCCCGGACCCGATCTCGGTCGGGTACATGTACATCCTCAAGCTGCACCACCTGGTCGACGACAAGCTGCACGCCCGTTCGACCGGCCCGTACTCGATGATCACCCAGCAGCCGCTGGGTGGTAAGGCTCAGTTCGGTGGCCAGCGGTTCGGCGAGATGGAGGTGTGGGCGCTCGAGGCGTACGGCGCCGCCTACGCCCTCCAGGAACTGCTGACCATCAAGTCCGACGACGTCACCGGCCGCGTGAAGGTCTACGAGGCCATCGTCAAGGGCGAGAACATCCCCGAGCCCGGCATCCCCGAGTCCTTCAAGGTGCTCATCAAGGAGATGCAGTCTCTCTGCCTGAACGTGGAGGTGCTGTCCAGCGACGGTATGTCCATCGAGATGCGTGACACCGACGAGGACGTCTTCCGCGCTGCGGAGGAGCTCGGCATCGACCTGTCCCGGCGCGAGCCGAGCAGCGTCGAAGAGGTCTGACGGGAGTCCGGCGGGCCTTGGTGAGACCGAGGCCCGCCGGCCCAGGACCCCCGTATCAGACCAAAGACTTACAACCCTGAGAGGGATTGACGCATAGTGCTCGACGTCAACTTCTTCGACGAGCTCCGGATCGGTCTGGCTACCGCTGACGACATCCGTCAGTGGAGCCACGGCGAGGTCAAGAAGCCCGAGACCATCAACTACCGCACGCTCAAGCCCGAAAAGGACGGACTCTTCTGCGAGAAGATCTTCGGTCCGACCCGGGACTGGGAGTGCTATTGCGGCAAGTACAAGCGCGTCCGCTTCAAGGGCATCATCTGCGAGCGCTGTGGCGTCGAGGTCACGCGCGCCAAGGTGCGCCGTGAGCGGATGGGCCACATCGAGCTCGCCGCGCCCGTCACGCACATCTGGTACTTCAAGGGCGTCCCGTCGCGGCTGGGTTACCTGCTCGACCTCGCCCCGAAGGACCTGGAGAAGGTCATCTACTTCGCGGCGTACATGATCACGTACGTCGACGAGGAGCGCCGTACGCGCGACCTGCCCTCGCTGGAGGCCCACGTCTCCGTCGAGCGCCAGCAGATCGAGCAGCGCCGCGACGCCGACCTGGAGGCCCGCGCCAAGAAGCTCGAGACCGACCTGGCCGAGCTGGAGGCCGAGGGCGCCAAGGCCGACGTGCGCCGCAAGGTGCGCGAGGGTGCCGAGCGCGAGATGAAGCAGCTGCGCGACCGTGCGCAGCGCGAGATCGACCGGCTCGACGAGGTGTGGAACCGCTTCAAGAACCTCAAGGTCCAGGACCTGGAGGGCGACGAGCTGCTCTACCGCGAGCTGCGTGACCGCTTCGGCACGTACTTCGACGGCTCGATGGGGGCCGCGGCGCTCCAGAAGCGCCTGGAGTCCTTCGACCTCGACGAGGAGGCCGAGAGGCTCCGCGAGATCATCCGGACCGGCAAGGGCCAGAAGAAGACCCGTGCGCTCAAGCGTCTGAAGGTCGTCTCCGCGTTCCTCCAGACCAGCAACAGCCCCAAGGGCATGGTGCTGGACTGCGTCCCGGTCATCCCGCCGGACCTGCGTCCGATGGTGCAGCTGGACGGTGGCCGCTTCGCGACCTCCGACCTGAACGACCTGTACCGCCGTGTGATCAACCGGAACAACCGACTGAAGCGGCTTCTCGACCTCGGTGCGCCCGAGATCATCGTGAACAACGAGAAGCGCATGCTCCAGGAGGCCGTCGACGCGCTGTTCGACAACGGCCGCCGCGGTCGCCCGGTCACCGGTCCCGGTAACCGCCCGCTGAAGTCCCTCAGCGACATGCTGAAGGGTAAGCAGGGTCGCTTCCGTCAGAACCTGCTCGGCAAGCGTGTGGACTACTCCGCGCGTTCCGTGATCGTCGTCGGTCCGCAGCTGAAGCTGCACCAGTGCGGTCTGCCGAAGGCGATGGCGCTGGAGCTCTTCAAGCCGTTCGTGATGAAGCGCCTGGTCGACCTGAACCACGCGCAGAACATCAAGAGCGCCAAGCGCATGGTCGAGCGCGGCCGCACGGTCGTGTACGACGTGCTGGAAGAGGTCATCGCGGAGCACCCGGTTCTGCTGAACCGTGCGCCCACGCTGCACCGCCTCGGCATCCAGGCCTTCGAGCCGCAGCTGGTCGAGGGCAAGGCCATCCAGATCCACCCGCTCGTCTGCACCGCGTTCAACGCGGACTTCGACGGTGACCAGATGGCCGTGCACCTGCCGCTGTCCGCGGAGGCGCAGGCCGAGGCCCGCATCCTGATGCTGTCCTCGAACAACATCCTCAAGCCCGCCGACGGCCGTCCGGTGACGATGCCGACCCAGGACATGGTCCTCGGTCTGTTCTTCCTCACCACCGACGGCGAGATGCGCGAGCTCAAGGGCGAGGGCCGTTCCTTCGCCTCGGTCGCCGAGGCGATCATGGCCTTCGACGCGGGCGAGCTGTCGCTCCAGTCGAGGATCGACGTCCGCTTCCCGGTCGGCACCATCCCGCCGCGTGGCTGGACCCCGCCGGCGCGTGAGGAGGGCGAGCCCGAGTGGCAGCAGGGTGACAGCTTCCGGCTGAACACCACGCTGGGCCGCGCGCTCTTCAACGAGCTGCTGCCCGAGGACTACCCGTTCGTCGACTACGAGGTCGGCAAGAAGCAGCTCTCCGAGATCGTCAACGACCTCGCCGAGCGCTACCCGAAGGTCATCGTGGCGGCGACGCTCGACAACCTGAAGGCGGCCGGCTTCTTCTGGGCGACCCGTTCCGGCGTCACCGTGGCCATCTCCGACGTCGTCGTTCCCGAGGCGAAGAAGGAGATCGTCAAGGGCTACGAGGCGCAGGACGAGAAGGTCCAGAAGCAGTACGAGCGCGGTCTGATCACCAAGGACGAGCGCACGCAGGAGCTCATCGCGATCTGGACCAAGGCGACCAACGAGGTCGCCGAGGCGATGAACGACAACTTCCCGAAGACCAACCCGATCTTCATGATGGTGAACTCGGGTGCACGAGGCAACATGATGCAGATGCGTCAGATCGCCGGTATGCGTGGTCTGGTGTCGAACGCGAAGAACGAGACGATCCCGCGTCCGATCAAGGCGTCCTTCCGTGAGGGCCTGTCCGTGCTGGAGTACTTCATCTCCACGCACGGTGCCCGTAAGGGTCTGGCGGACACCGCTCTGCGTACCGCCGACTCGGGTTACCTCACCCGTCGTCTGGTCGACGTCTCCCAGGACGTCATCATTCGCGAGGAGGACTGCGGCACCGAGCGCGGTCTGCGTCTGAAGATCGCGAGCCGGAACGCCGAGGGCACGCTGCTCAAGGCGGAGGACGTCGAGACGTCCGTGTACGCGCGCTGCCTCGCCGAGGACATCGTGGTCGACGGCAAGGTGCTGGCCCCGGCCG encodes the following:
- a CDS encoding DNA-directed RNA polymerase subunit beta'; protein product: MLDVNFFDELRIGLATADDIRQWSHGEVKKPETINYRTLKPEKDGLFCEKIFGPTRDWECYCGKYKRVRFKGIICERCGVEVTRAKVRRERMGHIELAAPVTHIWYFKGVPSRLGYLLDLAPKDLEKVIYFAAYMITYVDEERRTRDLPSLEAHVSVERQQIEQRRDADLEARAKKLETDLAELEAEGAKADVRRKVREGAEREMKQLRDRAQREIDRLDEVWNRFKNLKVQDLEGDELLYRELRDRFGTYFDGSMGAAALQKRLESFDLDEEAERLREIIRTGKGQKKTRALKRLKVVSAFLQTSNSPKGMVLDCVPVIPPDLRPMVQLDGGRFATSDLNDLYRRVINRNNRLKRLLDLGAPEIIVNNEKRMLQEAVDALFDNGRRGRPVTGPGNRPLKSLSDMLKGKQGRFRQNLLGKRVDYSARSVIVVGPQLKLHQCGLPKAMALELFKPFVMKRLVDLNHAQNIKSAKRMVERGRTVVYDVLEEVIAEHPVLLNRAPTLHRLGIQAFEPQLVEGKAIQIHPLVCTAFNADFDGDQMAVHLPLSAEAQAEARILMLSSNNILKPADGRPVTMPTQDMVLGLFFLTTDGEMRELKGEGRSFASVAEAIMAFDAGELSLQSRIDVRFPVGTIPPRGWTPPAREEGEPEWQQGDSFRLNTTLGRALFNELLPEDYPFVDYEVGKKQLSEIVNDLAERYPKVIVAATLDNLKAAGFFWATRSGVTVAISDVVVPEAKKEIVKGYEAQDEKVQKQYERGLITKDERTQELIAIWTKATNEVAEAMNDNFPKTNPIFMMVNSGARGNMMQMRQIAGMRGLVSNAKNETIPRPIKASFREGLSVLEYFISTHGARKGLADTALRTADSGYLTRRLVDVSQDVIIREEDCGTERGLRLKIASRNAEGTLLKAEDVETSVYARCLAEDIVVDGKVLAPAGTDLGDVLIDELVRHGVEEVKTRSVLTCESAVGTCAMCYGRSLATGKLVDIGEAVGIIAAQSIGEPGTQLTMRTFHTGGVAGDDITQGLPRVVELFEARTPKGVAPISEASGRVRIEETEKTKKIVITPDDGSDETAYPISKRARLLVSEGEHVEVGQKLTVGATNPHDVLRILGQRAVQVHLVGEVQKVYNSQGVSIHDKHIEIIIRQMLRRVTIIESGDAELLPGELVERSKFETENRRVVQEGGHPASGRPQLMGITKASLATESWLSAASFQETTRVLTDAAINAKSDSLIGLKENVIIGKLIPAGTGLSRYRNIRVEPTEEAKAAMYSAVGYDDIDYSPFGTGSGQAVPLEDYDYGPYNQ